From a single Paenibacillus sp. FSL W8-0426 genomic region:
- the coaA gene encoding type I pantothenate kinase, whose protein sequence is MNPYSPYIEFDRKEWAGLKEQQATLTLTEAELKQLKSLNEEVSIQEVEDIYLPLTHFIDLYARVSRELNRLTASFMKKEAVPVPYIIGIGGSVAVGKSTTARLLQTLLARGKSKPRVDLVTTDGFLYPNAVLEEKGIMNRKGFPESYDIKALIQFMGDVKSGKPEIKAPVYSHLAYDVIPGEEKVISQPDILILEGINVLQVKKETPLLVSDFFDFSIYIDAEEEHIRHWYIERFKLLRATAFQDKGSFFHNRFANIDEEETVRTASQIWQDINAKNLHENILPTKGRARLILKKEADHSIQRIRLRKL, encoded by the coding sequence ATGAATCCATATTCACCGTACATCGAGTTTGACCGCAAGGAATGGGCCGGACTGAAAGAGCAGCAGGCCACGCTTACATTGACGGAGGCTGAACTCAAGCAGCTGAAAAGTCTTAACGAGGAAGTATCCATTCAGGAAGTGGAAGACATCTATCTACCTCTTACCCACTTTATTGACCTATACGCCAGAGTTTCGCGCGAGCTCAATCGATTGACGGCCTCTTTCATGAAAAAGGAAGCGGTACCCGTACCTTATATTATCGGAATCGGAGGAAGCGTTGCCGTGGGCAAAAGCACAACCGCGCGCCTGCTTCAGACCTTGCTGGCCAGAGGCAAAAGCAAACCGCGGGTTGACCTGGTCACCACCGACGGGTTCCTTTACCCTAATGCCGTGCTCGAAGAGAAAGGCATCATGAATCGCAAAGGCTTTCCTGAAAGCTATGATATCAAAGCGCTGATTCAATTCATGGGAGACGTGAAATCAGGCAAGCCCGAGATCAAAGCTCCTGTTTACTCCCATTTGGCCTATGACGTCATTCCGGGTGAAGAAAAGGTCATCTCCCAACCGGACATCCTTATTCTGGAAGGCATTAACGTACTTCAGGTGAAAAAGGAGACGCCTTTGCTGGTCAGCGATTTTTTCGATTTCTCCATCTATATCGATGCAGAAGAAGAACACATTCGGCACTGGTACATCGAACGGTTCAAGCTGCTGCGCGCTACGGCTTTTCAGGACAAAGGGTCCTTTTTCCACAACCGATTTGCCAACATCGACGAAGAGGAAACCGTGCGCACCGCCAGCCAAATCTGGCAGGACATCAACGCCAAAAACCTGCATGAGAACATTTTGCCAACCAAAGGGCGGGCTCGCCTGATCCTGAAAAAGGAAGCCGACCATTCCATTCAGCGCATCCGCCTGCGCAAGCTGTAA
- the murI gene encoding glutamate racemase has translation MNSKIAFFDSGIGGLTVLHEALKRLPQEQFLYYADTLHVPYGTKPADAVRGHIFDCVEAIMQEQVKALVIACNTATSLAVRDLRSRLDIPVIGMEPAVKPAVEMNRKNGKRVLVFATPLTLSQSKYNALVSRVDDHYSVDSVPLPELVEWCEQLDFDPDKIAGYFRQKLEGLDMKQYGTVVLGCTHYPYYTNILESVLPDHVQVIDGSQGTVKRLKQLLGVSDQSGKWDESQISFLSSSGREEDREKMKRALAYLESC, from the coding sequence TTGAATAGTAAAATTGCATTTTTTGATTCCGGCATCGGCGGCCTGACGGTGCTGCATGAGGCTCTGAAACGACTTCCGCAGGAACAGTTTCTGTATTATGCGGATACGCTTCATGTTCCTTATGGTACGAAGCCGGCCGACGCGGTGCGCGGACATATTTTTGATTGTGTGGAAGCCATTATGCAGGAGCAGGTCAAGGCGCTTGTCATTGCCTGCAATACGGCGACAAGCCTTGCGGTCAGAGATCTGCGGAGCCGACTGGACATACCGGTAATCGGCATGGAGCCGGCGGTCAAACCCGCTGTGGAAATGAATCGAAAGAACGGCAAACGTGTACTGGTGTTTGCTACTCCGCTAACCTTGAGCCAAAGCAAATACAATGCGCTGGTGTCCCGGGTGGACGATCACTACAGCGTGGACTCGGTCCCGCTGCCCGAACTTGTCGAGTGGTGCGAACAGCTCGATTTTGATCCCGACAAAATCGCCGGTTATTTCCGTCAAAAGCTGGAGGGCCTTGACATGAAGCAATACGGAACGGTGGTGCTTGGTTGTACTCACTATCCGTACTACACGAACATTCTCGAATCCGTTTTGCCGGACCATGTGCAAGTCATTGACGGAAGCCAGGGCACCGTCAAACGGCTGAAGCAGCTGTTGGGCGTTTCCGACCAGTCAGGCAAATGGGATGAAAGTCAAATTTCTTTCCTGAGCTCGTCGGGTCGGGAAGAGGATCGTGAAAAAATGAAACGTGCGCTCGCCTATTTGGAAAGCTGCTAA
- a CDS encoding DUF3891 family protein has protein sequence MIVYEREHDFVLTTQHEHGLAAGELAAHWKTELLPEGTQRDELLLATKEHDRGWIELDAAPFWNDYSQSPYSFRDFPLRPRFVFYRKGVEEVCQKSPYAGLLCSKMYTDLFQKTLGASPQDDENIRNYLETEREYQLALEMRLGGGEEMQRRVERDVGIMLFCDQLSLFLCMEEPGTPAARYEFFSKGLTCSFDACAGQVIQAEWLSGEKVGLSYFPFAEDFIVTLPYKSVPKASIRKFGLLQAYGRAEWKERRVRITSMT, from the coding sequence ATGATCGTATACGAGAGAGAGCATGATTTTGTTTTGACCACGCAGCATGAACATGGACTGGCAGCAGGTGAGCTCGCGGCACATTGGAAAACGGAACTGCTGCCGGAGGGAACCCAGCGGGATGAACTCCTTCTGGCGACTAAAGAGCATGATCGAGGGTGGATTGAGCTTGATGCCGCTCCTTTCTGGAACGATTACAGCCAGTCGCCGTATTCATTTCGGGATTTTCCGCTGCGCCCGCGATTTGTCTTTTATCGAAAGGGAGTCGAAGAAGTCTGCCAAAAGAGCCCGTATGCCGGCCTGCTCTGCAGCAAGATGTACACGGATCTGTTCCAGAAAACGTTGGGGGCCAGTCCGCAAGACGATGAAAACATCCGGAATTATCTTGAAACGGAGCGAGAGTACCAGCTTGCGTTGGAAATGCGGTTGGGCGGGGGAGAAGAGATGCAGCGGAGGGTCGAACGGGATGTGGGGATTATGCTGTTCTGCGACCAGCTAAGCCTGTTTCTGTGCATGGAAGAGCCGGGAACGCCCGCGGCGCGTTACGAATTTTTCTCGAAGGGGCTGACATGTTCGTTCGATGCTTGCGCAGGGCAAGTGATTCAGGCGGAATGGTTGTCCGGTGAAAAGGTGGGATTGTCTTATTTTCCGTTTGCGGAGGATTTTATCGTTACTTTGCCTTACAAATCCGTGCCGAAGGCGAGCATTCGCAAATTCGGCCTGCTGCAGGCGTATGGGCGTGCGGAGTGGAAGGAACGCAGGGTGCGGATTACGTCAATGACGTGA
- a CDS encoding SDR family oxidoreductase, whose translation MIGVTERKRGQDEPVALITGTSSGFGMLTAVTLAKQGYRVAATMRDLGRKEELAKRAEEAGVLDRLHFMRLDVTDTESIREAVAEALRIRGRIDVLVNNAGFAVGGFIEELTMEDWRGQMETNLFGLIGVTREVLPGMRVRKDGLIINLSSVSGLSGFPGYGPYAASKFAVEGFTESLRHEMRPWGVKVVLVEPGAYRTPIWGKGLGNIRNREDSPYKEQLDAVLNYSRRASQTAPNPQDVADQIARIVRMRSPRLRYALGKDSGMLIFAKSFLPWKWLEWIIARGLEQSAKRK comes from the coding sequence ATGATCGGGGTGACGGAACGAAAGAGGGGGCAAGATGAACCTGTTGCGTTGATTACGGGCACGTCGAGCGGTTTCGGCATGCTTACTGCAGTGACGCTGGCCAAACAGGGATACCGGGTCGCAGCAACGATGCGTGATCTCGGGCGCAAGGAGGAACTGGCAAAACGCGCCGAAGAAGCGGGCGTCCTGGATCGGCTGCATTTTATGCGATTGGACGTCACGGATACCGAATCCATCCGGGAGGCGGTTGCTGAAGCGTTGCGGATTCGCGGGCGGATTGATGTGCTGGTGAACAATGCGGGTTTTGCCGTGGGCGGTTTCATTGAGGAGCTGACGATGGAGGATTGGAGAGGCCAGATGGAGACGAATTTGTTCGGTCTGATCGGGGTGACTCGCGAGGTGCTCCCGGGCATGCGGGTCCGCAAAGATGGACTGATCATCAACCTTTCCAGCGTCAGCGGATTGTCCGGTTTTCCGGGGTATGGGCCATATGCGGCTTCCAAATTTGCCGTGGAAGGTTTCACGGAGAGCCTGCGTCATGAGATGCGGCCCTGGGGCGTCAAAGTGGTGCTCGTAGAACCGGGTGCTTATCGTACGCCCATCTGGGGCAAAGGGCTGGGTAATATCAGAAACCGCGAGGATTCTCCATACAAGGAGCAGTTGGACGCGGTGCTGAATTATTCCCGCCGGGCTTCGCAGACCGCCCCAAACCCGCAGGATGTCGCGGATCAGATCGCCCGTATCGTGCGTATGCGTTCTCCGCGCCTCCGTTATGCGTTGGGCAAAGATTCGGGCATGCTTATTTTCGCAAAATCATTTTTGCCTTGGAAATGGCTGGAATGGATCATCGCCCGTGGATTGGAACAGTCGGCGAAACGAAAGTAA
- a CDS encoding GNAT family N-acetyltransferase, whose translation MEDGHTMIRMYEQKDLQHVIAAHIRIYREEYNYDEGFAAFVKNAVQQFGHAGDHEHEMMWVVELDGRHAGSIGLVRADEHTAQLRWFLLEPGARGQGWGRKLLEQAIRFAEERSYGRIVLWTNEALTDARRLYSSFGFEIVERQTQHLSGQNVNEEKWALRLNRKREGAM comes from the coding sequence ATGGAGGACGGACATACGATGATCCGCATGTATGAACAAAAGGACCTGCAACATGTCATTGCAGCACATATTCGTATTTATCGCGAGGAGTATAATTATGATGAAGGGTTCGCCGCCTTTGTGAAGAATGCAGTGCAGCAGTTCGGGCACGCTGGAGATCATGAGCATGAAATGATGTGGGTCGTGGAATTGGATGGCCGGCATGCAGGATCAATCGGGCTGGTCAGAGCGGACGAGCATACGGCGCAGCTTCGCTGGTTCCTGCTCGAACCGGGGGCACGGGGACAAGGCTGGGGGCGCAAACTGCTGGAGCAGGCCATTCGTTTCGCAGAGGAGCGGAGTTATGGCCGAATCGTGTTATGGACCAATGAAGCGTTAACCGACGCTCGCCGGTTGTACAGTTCCTTCGGTTTTGAGATCGTAGAGCGACAGACGCAGCATTTGTCCGGCCAAAACGTAAATGAAGAGAAATGGGCTTTACGTTTGAACCGGAAACGGGAGGGAGCAATGTGA
- a CDS encoding 8-oxo-dGTP diphosphatase yields the protein MRVEIYTMCMVWDKAAGRVLLMNRPDRKGFPGYIAPGGKVDFPESIVDGAVREVREETGLQVKEITYKGLDEFCDPLQELRYMVFNYVATSFEGELLPDPPEGELLWVAKEQALELPMQDWFAERFPRFFEEGTFERSVIWEKSTQRTLKETFMTFNDAVMK from the coding sequence ATGAGAGTGGAAATTTATACGATGTGCATGGTATGGGATAAAGCAGCCGGAAGGGTGCTGTTAATGAACCGGCCGGACCGGAAAGGTTTTCCGGGGTACATTGCGCCAGGGGGAAAGGTGGACTTTCCGGAGAGCATTGTGGACGGTGCCGTGCGGGAGGTCAGGGAAGAGACAGGGCTTCAGGTGAAGGAGATCACGTATAAAGGGTTGGACGAATTTTGCGATCCTCTGCAGGAACTTCGCTATATGGTATTTAATTATGTAGCGACATCGTTCGAAGGGGAACTTCTGCCGGACCCGCCTGAAGGCGAGCTGTTGTGGGTAGCGAAAGAACAGGCGCTTGAACTGCCGATGCAGGATTGGTTCGCCGAACGGTTTCCGCGATTTTTCGAAGAAGGCACGTTCGAGCGGAGTGTCATTTGGGAAAAGTCGACGCAGCGTACGTTAAAGGAAACGTTTATGACATTTAACGATGCCGTCATGAAGTAA
- a CDS encoding GNAT family N-acetyltransferase — protein MNERVDSSKIIFRGILPDEAEAYWPLRLEALKNHPESFGASYEMSVPIPLEEVRERIHTDPDDYILGAYTEEGMLAGMMGFKREQGIKLKHKAFIWGVYVSPPFRGQGIASGLLKEVLERGRRLDGLQQINLSVVDSNESAKRLYEQHGFEVYGIEKNALVVQGHGYDEAHMTYFYVKSS, from the coding sequence ATGAATGAACGAGTGGACTCATCGAAAATCATTTTTCGCGGCATTCTGCCGGATGAGGCAGAAGCATATTGGCCGTTGCGGCTGGAAGCGTTGAAAAACCATCCCGAGTCGTTCGGCGCTTCCTATGAAATGTCTGTACCGATTCCGTTGGAAGAGGTTCGGGAACGCATTCATACCGATCCCGACGATTATATTTTGGGAGCCTACACGGAAGAAGGCATGCTTGCAGGCATGATGGGCTTCAAAAGGGAGCAGGGAATCAAGTTGAAACACAAAGCATTCATTTGGGGAGTTTATGTGTCGCCGCCGTTTCGCGGCCAAGGCATAGCTTCGGGTTTGCTGAAAGAGGTATTGGAGCGCGGCAGAAGGCTGGACGGGCTGCAGCAGATCAACCTGAGCGTGGTTGACTCGAATGAATCCGCCAAACGATTGTATGAGCAGCACGGGTTCGAGGTATACGGCATTGAAAAAAACGCGCTTGTCGTTCAGGGCCATGGATATGATGAAGCCCATATGACGTACTTCTACGTTAAAAGTTCTTAA
- a CDS encoding DUF423 domain-containing protein: MQTLIALGSIMMFLAVALGAFGAHALKRRLSVDMIKIYETGVLYHLVHGLGLILIGLLADRLEQSHLVSVAGWLLFAGIILFSGSLYALSITGVRKLGAITPLGGVAFLAGWVILLIAVL; encoded by the coding sequence ATGCAAACATTGATCGCGCTAGGAAGCATCATGATGTTTTTGGCCGTTGCCCTGGGAGCTTTCGGGGCACATGCTCTTAAACGCAGATTGTCCGTCGATATGATCAAAATTTACGAGACGGGTGTATTGTATCATTTGGTTCACGGTCTTGGCCTGATCCTGATCGGATTACTAGCCGATCGGTTGGAACAAAGCCATCTTGTTTCCGTCGCCGGTTGGTTGTTGTTTGCGGGCATTATCCTGTTTTCGGGCAGCCTGTACGCGCTAAGCATCACCGGAGTTCGCAAACTCGGCGCGATTACGCCGCTTGGCGGCGTTGCTTTTCTCGCGGGATGGGTCATCCTGTTGATTGCCGTCCTGTAA
- a CDS encoding MBL fold metallo-hydrolase, with product MLTSTAVELHLGAAGYCTHPEFLTLRGGSLRPVSFPAGFACIVHPVHGPMLLDTGYSSRFFRETNRLPNALYRYITPVVYNEGDGAVRFLARIGLQPEDIRYIILSHFHGDHIAGVRDFPQAKMIYLPQAYDAVRSLGPIAAVRAGFLSGLLPEDFEARSLPVTGKAKRVESLPADFPFPEVYDLFGDGSILGVDVSGHAAGMMGLLLSTGRHDYFLCADAVWSSRAFREQRRPHAFAGLIMSDRGEYRRNFDRLIAMHQRFPHIRIVPSHCREALQAWGTAEGATR from the coding sequence ATGCTGACATCGACCGCCGTTGAACTGCACCTTGGCGCTGCGGGGTACTGCACGCATCCCGAATTCCTGACACTGCGCGGCGGAAGCCTGCGCCCCGTTTCGTTTCCGGCCGGTTTCGCCTGCATCGTGCATCCGGTGCATGGACCCATGCTGCTGGATACGGGTTATAGCTCGCGTTTCTTCCGGGAAACGAATCGTCTGCCCAATGCGCTGTACCGTTATATTACGCCCGTCGTCTACAATGAAGGGGACGGTGCCGTTCGGTTTTTGGCGCGGATCGGCCTGCAGCCGGAAGACATTCGCTATATCATTCTCTCGCATTTCCACGGGGATCACATTGCGGGCGTGCGGGATTTTCCGCAGGCAAAAATGATCTATTTGCCGCAGGCCTACGATGCCGTTCGTTCATTGGGCCCGATCGCTGCCGTGCGGGCAGGTTTCCTGTCCGGATTGCTGCCGGAAGATTTTGAGGCCAGATCTCTTCCCGTGACAGGAAAGGCGAAGCGAGTGGAAAGCCTTCCGGCAGATTTTCCATTTCCGGAGGTCTACGATCTGTTTGGGGATGGCAGCATATTGGGCGTTGATGTTTCCGGACATGCCGCAGGCATGATGGGACTGCTGCTCAGCACGGGCAGGCACGATTATTTCCTGTGCGCCGACGCTGTCTGGTCCAGCAGGGCCTTTCGCGAACAACGCAGGCCGCATGCGTTTGCCGGCCTCATCATGTCGGACCGTGGGGAGTATCGGCGCAACTTTGACCGGTTGATCGCGATGCATCAACGATTCCCTCACATTCGAATCGTGCCCAGCCATTGCCGCGAAGCGCTGCAAGCCTGGGGAACGGCCGAGGGGGCGACCCGATGA
- a CDS encoding F390 synthetase-related protein, producing MSTFRILRHYALTRGLRTWRTRQALERWQERQIVRHVDRIRESSPFYREWWAGIASSDWRNFPLIDKTLMMQHFDRLNTVGISKDEAMALAGEGEETRNFKPSLQGMTVGLSSGTSGNRGLFLVSEREQDAWTGTVLAKLLPGGLWRKARIAFFLRASSNLYESVQRGRLQFQYFDLLEPVHELIGRLEAYRATVWVAPPSMLRMLGEAYAKGTLTVRPDKIISVAEVLDPLDRSVLEQTFGQTIHQAYQCTEGFLGASCRMGMLHLNEDVVHIEKEYIDPSTRRFVPIVTDFSRTSQPIVRYRLNDILTEAEGRCACGSPFTAIERIEGRCDDMLSFLHRVTGEPVPVFPDFVARAVIAASPAILHYRVVQRVGGELEVSIRHVGAETTEQIETKVSAELCALAERLECDLPDIRHVPYTFEPGVTKLRRVERERA from the coding sequence ATGAGCACGTTTCGCATACTGCGCCACTACGCATTGACTCGGGGGCTCCGAACTTGGAGAACGCGCCAGGCGCTTGAGCGCTGGCAGGAGCGGCAGATTGTTCGCCACGTCGATCGCATCCGCGAAAGCTCTCCCTTTTACCGGGAATGGTGGGCAGGGATTGCGTCGTCTGACTGGAGAAATTTCCCGCTGATCGACAAAACGCTGATGATGCAGCATTTCGATCGGCTCAACACGGTCGGCATATCGAAAGACGAAGCGATGGCCCTCGCCGGAGAGGGGGAGGAAACGCGCAATTTCAAACCATCGCTGCAGGGCATGACGGTAGGACTGTCTTCGGGAACGTCCGGCAACCGCGGATTGTTTCTGGTGAGCGAGCGCGAGCAGGATGCCTGGACGGGTACGGTGCTGGCCAAGCTGCTGCCGGGCGGGCTGTGGCGGAAGGCGCGGATCGCGTTTTTTCTGCGGGCGAGCAGCAATTTATACGAATCGGTCCAGCGCGGTCGGCTTCAGTTTCAATATTTCGACCTGTTGGAGCCCGTTCATGAACTGATTGGGCGGTTGGAAGCGTATCGGGCCACGGTGTGGGTTGCGCCTCCATCCATGCTGCGCATGTTGGGCGAGGCCTATGCGAAAGGTACCTTGACCGTCAGACCGGACAAAATCATCTCGGTAGCCGAGGTGCTTGACCCGCTGGACCGCAGCGTGCTGGAGCAGACGTTCGGCCAGACGATCCATCAGGCGTATCAGTGCACCGAAGGTTTCCTGGGGGCGTCCTGCCGCATGGGCATGCTGCATCTCAATGAGGACGTCGTGCATATCGAAAAGGAATACATCGATCCGTCCACGCGGCGCTTCGTGCCGATCGTTACGGATTTTTCCCGCACTTCTCAGCCCATTGTGCGTTACAGGCTGAACGACATTCTGACCGAGGCGGAAGGGCGCTGCGCCTGCGGTTCACCGTTTACCGCCATCGAGCGGATCGAAGGACGCTGCGATGATATGCTTTCTTTTTTGCATCGCGTGACCGGAGAGCCTGTGCCCGTATTTCCTGATTTTGTTGCTCGGGCGGTCATCGCCGCTTCTCCCGCCATTTTGCATTACCGGGTGGTGCAGCGCGTCGGTGGGGAACTGGAAGTCTCCATACGGCACGTCGGGGCGGAAACAACGGAACAGATCGAGACCAAGGTGTCGGCAGAGCTTTGTGCATTGGCTGAACGTTTGGAATGCGACTTGCCCGACATCAGGCATGTTCCGTATACATTCGAACCCGGCGTGACCAAGCTGCGCAGGGTGGAGAGAGAGCGGGCATGA
- a CDS encoding ATP-grasp domain-containing protein, translating to MTIDIAVQGHMRSTPLRVLLTGGRAPVTLDLARMLKRTGHKVYVAESMKHHLCSASSAVDRCFAVPPPRQERAAYLEALESLVKFHQIDVLIPMCEEIFHVARGAERLREHCRVLAPAMEQLHRMHHKHEFILLARSLGLPVPETRLIESRRQWIKEDADLQAKGHWVWKPVYSRFASKVRLPKMRSGGNRRGAWSMPLHDLSQTRHSYRNEPPEGDRLSPASPWVAQSYIEGRGVCTYSIAHEGLVVAHAAYENRFRTGRAGASVHFEHLEHEQALRWVRRFVEGTNYSGQISFDFMETPDGQVFAIECNPRATSGIHLFGSGEELVSALLAPERLASEGRMAVPGPDAKAMLLLPMLGVGLKYACTPSRLRKWAHAWKGARDVVYARGDGRPWLQQPRIVLDAWRLARNHRVSLTEALTHDIEWNGE from the coding sequence TTGACTATTGACATTGCCGTGCAAGGCCATATGCGCTCTACTCCCCTTCGCGTGTTATTGACGGGCGGGCGTGCGCCGGTGACGCTTGATTTGGCGCGCATGCTTAAGCGGACAGGCCATAAGGTATATGTTGCCGAGAGCATGAAACACCATCTATGCAGTGCGTCTTCCGCGGTAGACCGGTGTTTTGCGGTACCGCCGCCACGCCAAGAGCGGGCCGCGTATTTGGAGGCCTTGGAGAGCTTGGTAAAGTTTCATCAGATCGATGTGCTGATCCCGATGTGCGAGGAGATTTTCCACGTGGCCCGGGGGGCGGAGCGGCTGCGCGAGCACTGCCGTGTTTTGGCTCCGGCCATGGAACAGCTGCATAGGATGCATCATAAACATGAGTTTATTTTGCTTGCCCGCTCGCTGGGTCTTCCGGTTCCCGAAACTCGCCTGATCGAGAGTCGTCGGCAGTGGATCAAGGAAGACGCTGACTTGCAGGCAAAGGGGCACTGGGTATGGAAACCGGTGTATTCCCGCTTTGCTTCCAAAGTGCGGCTGCCGAAAATGCGCAGCGGCGGGAATCGGCGTGGGGCATGGAGCATGCCATTGCACGATCTTTCCCAAACCCGGCACTCATACCGGAATGAACCGCCTGAAGGCGATCGTTTGTCCCCGGCTTCTCCTTGGGTCGCACAGTCTTATATTGAAGGCCGGGGAGTGTGCACCTACAGCATTGCGCATGAAGGCTTGGTGGTGGCGCATGCCGCTTACGAGAATCGTTTCCGGACAGGCCGGGCAGGAGCCAGCGTGCATTTTGAGCATCTGGAACATGAGCAGGCACTGCGTTGGGTCAGGCGTTTTGTCGAGGGGACGAATTATAGCGGCCAGATCAGCTTCGATTTCATGGAAACGCCGGATGGCCAAGTGTTTGCCATAGAGTGCAATCCCCGCGCCACGAGCGGCATTCATCTGTTTGGTTCGGGGGAAGAGCTGGTCAGCGCCTTGTTGGCTCCTGAACGTCTGGCGAGCGAAGGGCGCATGGCTGTTCCAGGACCTGATGCCAAGGCCATGCTGCTGCTGCCGATGCTGGGCGTCGGGCTGAAATATGCGTGCACGCCGTCCCGATTGCGGAAATGGGCGCATGCCTGGAAGGGCGCTCGCGATGTCGTATATGCTCGCGGGGATGGAAGACCCTGGCTGCAGCAGCCGCGCATCGTGCTGGACGCATGGCGGCTTGCACGGAACCATCGGGTTTCTCTGACGGAAGCCCTGACTCATGACATAGAATGGAATGGTGAATAG
- a CDS encoding histidine phosphatase family protein codes for MQSIYLIRHAQASGQEPDAELTDLGLVQAERLAELLADSAIKYIVSSPWKRAIHTAVPLARTVMRHIHTDERLQERVLSTRHLDNWMDVLAHTYLDEDWAEEGGESSRIATSRGMEVLKELWGRSEQRAAVITHGNLLSLLIRTYDPSFGFEQWKMLSNPDVFVLERQGNGDVPMLRRCWNG; via the coding sequence GTGCAGTCCATTTATCTCATTCGACATGCCCAGGCTTCGGGCCAGGAGCCGGATGCCGAGCTTACGGATCTTGGTTTGGTCCAGGCTGAACGTTTGGCGGAGCTGCTGGCCGACTCCGCGATCAAATATATCGTTTCCAGTCCATGGAAACGGGCGATTCATACCGCTGTCCCGCTTGCTCGGACGGTGATGCGGCATATACATACCGACGAACGTCTTCAAGAGCGGGTGTTGAGTACTCGGCATCTGGACAACTGGATGGACGTCCTTGCGCATACATATTTGGATGAGGATTGGGCAGAAGAAGGCGGGGAGTCATCCCGAATCGCAACGAGCAGGGGAATGGAAGTGCTGAAGGAGTTGTGGGGCAGATCCGAACAACGCGCAGCAGTGATCACCCATGGAAACCTGCTGTCCTTGTTGATCCGGACGTACGATCCGAGCTTTGGCTTTGAGCAATGGAAGATGCTTTCGAATCCGGATGTATTCGTGCTGGAGAGACAAGGGAATGGGGACGTTCCCATGCTCCGCCGATGCTGGAACGGCTAA
- a CDS encoding SDR family NAD(P)-dependent oxidoreductase, with translation MNRALVTGATGCLGRNLAVRLASEGWEVTAMGRDSGLGQSLQSEAEGIRFVRGDLRDKHAVEQACQGQDAVFHCAALSSPWGAYREFYGSNVEGTQNVADACLRSGVQRLIHVSTPSVYFGYVSRHMIHEDDPLPPRPANHYAATKRLAEQAVLQAHAEGMPSIIIRPRAIFGPHDRTLFPRIVAANAKSGVPMIDGGQAEIDLTCVDNVVDALLLCWKADEQALGRAYNISNGDPRPFKDVVADLFSMLELPLRTRRISLRTAYGAAAVLEGVHRLLPFLGEPMLTRYTVGSLAVTQTLDINDAKQKLGYAPRLSVDEGLRKFADWWRAAAC, from the coding sequence ATGAACAGAGCATTGGTAACGGGGGCCACCGGCTGCCTCGGCCGCAACCTGGCCGTCAGGCTGGCTTCGGAAGGCTGGGAGGTTACCGCCATGGGGCGCGATTCCGGCTTGGGCCAGTCGCTTCAATCGGAAGCGGAGGGCATTCGGTTTGTGCGCGGCGACCTTCGGGACAAACACGCTGTCGAACAGGCATGCCAAGGACAGGATGCGGTGTTCCACTGCGCGGCGTTATCGTCGCCATGGGGAGCGTATCGCGAATTTTACGGCAGCAACGTGGAAGGCACGCAAAATGTAGCCGATGCGTGCCTGCGATCAGGCGTGCAGCGATTGATTCATGTATCCACGCCAAGCGTGTACTTTGGGTACGTTTCCAGGCATATGATTCATGAGGATGATCCCTTGCCGCCGAGACCGGCGAATCATTATGCGGCGACGAAACGTTTGGCCGAACAGGCTGTGCTTCAGGCCCACGCCGAAGGAATGCCTTCCATTATCATTCGTCCGAGAGCCATCTTCGGCCCCCATGACCGGACGCTGTTCCCGCGGATCGTGGCGGCGAATGCCAAATCGGGCGTGCCGATGATCGACGGCGGACAGGCAGAGATCGATCTGACGTGCGTCGATAACGTCGTGGACGCGTTGCTGCTTTGCTGGAAGGCCGACGAACAAGCGCTCGGCAGGGCGTACAACATATCCAACGGCGATCCAAGGCCGTTCAAGGACGTCGTTGCCGACCTTTTCTCGATGCTCGAACTGCCTTTGCGCACGCGCCGCATATCGCTTCGGACGGCGTACGGAGCCGCGGCGGTGCTCGAAGGGGTGCATCGCCTGCTGCCTTTTCTCGGGGAGCCGATGCTTACCCGCTATACGGTCGGCTCGTTAGCCGTCACGCAGACTTTGGACATTAACGACGCGAAGCAGAAGCTCGGGTATGCGCCGCGATTGTCCGTGGACGAAGGCTTGCGGAAATTCGCGGATTGGTGGAGGGCTGCTGCATGCTGA